The Listeria welshimeri serovar 6b str. SLCC5334 genome has a window encoding:
- a CDS encoding DUF1269 domain-containing protein, whose protein sequence is MKKEKTVLIMNFDEESISYQAFSEMKRLHEERKIIGYQMAVVKHEPGNKLVAQDFLDFTGADKNMKDSLIGMLIGILGGPFGILIGWMVGAIVGSMQDAGEVKNALTVFERTLKTIPEGSTGLILIATEQELANVNDVAMDELHGRVQRMDEAIVAQEIKSAQETEGKAKDSAKKHWFNK, encoded by the coding sequence TCTTATCAAGCATTTTCTGAAATGAAAAGATTACATGAAGAACGCAAAATCATCGGTTATCAAATGGCAGTTGTAAAACATGAGCCAGGCAACAAACTTGTTGCACAAGATTTTCTTGACTTTACTGGTGCCGATAAAAATATGAAAGACAGCCTTATTGGTATGCTAATTGGTATTTTAGGCGGACCATTCGGTATTTTAATTGGTTGGATGGTTGGTGCTATCGTTGGTTCTATGCAAGATGCTGGCGAAGTGAAAAATGCACTAACTGTATTTGAAAGAACGCTAAAAACAATTCCTGAAGGTTCTACAGGCCTTATTCTAATCGCTACAGAGCAAGAACTAGCGAATGTAAATGATGTTGCAATGGATGAACTACACGGCCGTGTTCAACGTATGGACGAAGCTATCGTAGCGCAAGAAATTAAAAGCGCTCAAGAAACAGAAGGAAAAGCAAAAGATTCCGCGAAAAAACATTGGTTCAACAAATAA